In Nasonia vitripennis strain AsymCx chromosome 2, Nvit_psr_1.1, whole genome shotgun sequence, a genomic segment contains:
- the LOC100122397 gene encoding scaffold attachment factor B2 isoform X3, with protein MADVEGKKLTELRVIDLKTELERRGLDKTGNKASLLDRLAKALIAEGQNPGETLIIPSGGSCRTAPKKPIDNSSMIEDALETEIQKEEFTTDFSDQETKNTNDTKDVKDTIDTIDTKDTKDTKDNEDNEDNKDNKDTKDSEDTKDINDTKDKSTSDAELAETTMEELEISTQAEELEMECEDIKEEEPQEPEPESQPKSEPKEEVEEPEPKPEAEPTTVNTSEEATVETKPPFVPSEESSNISAIEANGIDNEDSINLMIEEDDKSLFVEEDIFDLQTESCDRVKADGGDNKKRSEVSNDSVTSNSSNASNKKGDSKGSGRAESGVSSKETSGGSNTSSSGANTAAGNKSKQDGDGSKSGDLSGKGLKRDDKDKSLALASTASSRNLWVSGLSSTTRATDLKQIFSRYGKVIGAKVVTNARTPGSRCYGYVTMSSSDDAEKCIQNLNRTELHGRVISVEKAKGDSQQSHNRKREAPAKVEKKDEKEKKESDSNEKEEEKHEEDLKSDAMTKESEDKDNDLSNDREKRDVSQENKDDGSLKDCDTRSTKSNSKKSDRERGNSREDKKRSWDRSRTSRSKSRERPRRDNVLSFAKIKEERERQRAREKERLLREEKRRRREDMERQRAIEYEAARLEREREKLRLERERIEQEKAELLRLERERQKLEREKLERERQELKRQQMRLEENRRVPPPPALKRTSSDRRDTRDVYAEPERKRINTEHSARRRSPPERIADRRGDIMERVSDRRIESSGVPSRYESRPKEIGIPKPFHKRNNDFQPRNNRDDQYSDSRGGRDVIVRRDNRPNQNAMDHRPGKERYERPSNFNRDREIHRPDDNHRGSRDNHNRYDNTKPSNPHNNRPTGWHSGPPSKPFNSMNNRNEQTGWNNRGNSDSRGNSRWNNSNNVGNNMGGGHPRSQMYQGGGGPNQSYNMSQGNSGSYERFEPYKGSMQNMRKY; from the exons ATGGCCGACGTAGAGGGAAAAAAGTTAACCGAGCTCAGGGTTATAGATTTAAAGACCGAGCTGGAGAGACGGGGTCTGGACAAGACCGGTAACAAGGCTTCGCTGCTGGACAGACTGGCAAAG GCACTGATAGCAGAAGGTCAAAATCCAGGTGAAACGTTAATCATTCCTTCAGGTGGTTCATGCAGAACTGCTCCTAAAAAGCCAATTG acaATTCAAGTATGATCGAAGATGCTTTAGAAActgaaattcaaaaagaaGAATTTACCACAGATTTTAGTGATCAAGAAACTAAAAACACTAATGACACTAAAGACGTTAAAGACACTATAGACACTATAGACACTAAAGACACTAAAGACACTAAAGACAATGAAGACAATGAAGACAATAAAGACAATAAAGACACGAAAGACAGTGAAGATACTAAAGACATTAATGACACTAAAGATAAGTCTACTTCGGATGCTGAACTGGCTGAAACTACAATGGAAGAATTAGAGATTTCTACTCAGGCTGAAGAATTAGAAATG GAATGTGAGGATATTAAAGAAGAAGAGCCACAAGAGCCTGAACCAGAATCACAACCAAAATCAGAACCcaaagaagaagtagaagaaccTGAACCCAAACCTGAAGCAGAACCAACTACTGTTAATACAAGTGAAGAAGCAACTGTTGAAACCAAACCACCATTTGTTCCTTCAGAAGAGTCCAGTAACATCTCTGCTATAGAAGCAAATGGCATTGATAACGAAGATTCTATTAACTTGATGATCGAAGAAGATGACAAAAGTCTTTTTGTTGAGGAG GATATTTTTGATTTACAGACAGAGTCATGCGACCGGGTCAAAG CAGATGGAGGTGACAACAAGAAGAGATCGGAAGTAAGCAACGACAGCGTGACTAGCAACTCCAGCAACGCCAGCAACAAGAAGGGAGACTCTAAAGGGAGCGGCAGAGCGGAGAGCGGTGTCAGCAGCAAGGAAACCAGCGGAGGCAGCAACACATCATCTTCGGGAGCAAACACAGCCGCCGGCAACAAGAGCAAGCAGGATGGAGATGGATCCAAGAG TGGCGATCTTAGTGGCAAAGGCCTTAAACGGGATGACAAAG ACAAGAGTCTTGCTCTGGCTTCAACTGCTAGCAGCAGAAACCTCTGGGTATCCGGACTCTCCTCGACAACTCGTGCCACCGACTTGAAGCAAATCTTCTCCCGATACGGAAAAGTGATTGGAGCTAAAGTGGTCACAAATGCAAGAACACCCGGATCCAGATGCTATGGATACGTCACTATGTCTTCGAGCGACGATGCGGAAAAATGTATTCAGAATCTGAACAGAACGGAATTGCATGGAAGAGTGATCTCTGTAGAGAAG GCAAAGGGTGACTCCCAGCAAAGTCACAACCGCAAGCGTGAAGCCCCCGCAAAGGTTGAGAAGAAGGacgagaaagaaaagaaggaaTCCGACTCCAatgagaaagaagaagaaaagcacGAAGAAGATCTGAAGAGCGACGCGATGACTAAGGAGTCTGAAGATAAGGACAATGACCTGTCCAACGACAGAGAGAAGCGCGACGTGAGTCAGGAGAACAAGGATGACGGCTCCCTAAAGGACTGTGATACGCGCTCGACCAAGTCTAACAGCAAAAAGTCAGACAGAGAAAGAGGCAATAGCCGCGAGGACAAAAAGAGATCCTGGGACCGATCCCGCACCTCGAGATCCAAGAGCCGAGAGCGTCCCCGTAGAGATAACGTACTATCTTTTGCTAAAATAAAA GAGGAACGCGAAAGGCAGAGGGCTAGGGAAAAGGAGCGACTGCTGCGTGAGGAAAAGCGTCGCAGGCGAGAAGACATGGAGCGACAGCGCGCTATCGAGTACGAGGCAGCGAGACTGGAACGTGAGCGCGAGAAACTGCGTTTGGAGCGTGAACGCATCGAGCAGGAGAAGGCGGAGCTGCTGCGGTTGGAGCGCGAGCGTCAGAAACTCGAGCGGGAGAAACTGGAGCGCGAGAGACAGGAGTTAAAGAGACAGCAGATGCGCTTGGAGGAGAATCGCCGAGTACCTCCACCGCCCGCGTTGAAGAGAACGTCTAGCGATCGTCGGGATACCAGGGATGTATACGCCGAGCCGGAAAGAAAGAGGATAAACACTGAACACTCGGCCCGCAGACGTAGTCCACCAGAGCGGATTGCTGACCGCAGGGGTGATATTATGGAACGAGTGTCAGACAGACGTATAGAGTCATCAGGAGTACCTTCTAGGTACGAAAGCAGGCCCAAGGAGATAGGCATACCGAAACCGTTCCACAAGAGGAACAATGATTTCCAGCCTAGAAATAACAGAGACGATCAGTATTCGGATTCTAGGGGTGGTCGGGATGTTATTGTCCGCAGAGATAATCGTCCTAATCAGAATGCTATGGATCATCGTCCGGGCAAAGAAAG GTATGAGCGACCATCCAATTTCAATCGTGATCGAGAAATCCACAGACCAGATGACAATCACAGAGGCTCTAGGGACAACCATAACCGCTACGACAATACGAAGCCCAGCAATCCAC ACAACAACCGTCCAACTGGCTGGCATTCAGGACCTCCGTCTAAACCATTCAACTCAATGAACAACCGCAATGAGCAGACGGGGTGGAACAACAGAGGAAATTCTGACTCAAG gGGTAACTCTCGATGGAACAACTCCAACAACGTCGGAAACAATATGGGTGGCGGGCACCCGCGATCACAAATGTATCAAGGCGGAGGTGGACCAAATCAGTCATATAACATGTCGCAAGGAAATAGTGGTTCCTACGAGAGATTCGAGCCATACAAAGGGTCTATGCAGAACATGAGGAAgtattaa
- the LOC100122397 gene encoding SAFB-like transcription modulator isoform X8: MADVEGKKLTELRVIDLKTELERRGLDKTGNKASLLDRLAKALIAEGQNPGETLIIPSGGSCRTAPKKPIDNSSMIEDALETEIQKEEFTTDFSDQETKNTNDTKDVKDTIDTIDTKDTKDTKDNEDNEDNKDNKDTKDSEDTKDINDTKDKSTSDAELAETTMEELEISTQAEELEMECEDIKEEEPQEPEPESQPKSEPKEEVEEPEPKPEAEPTTVNTSEEATVETKPPFVPSEESSNISAIEANGIDNEDSINLMIEEDDKSLFVEETESCDRVKADGGDNKKRSEVSNDSVTSNSSNASNKKGDSKGSGRAESGVSSKETSGGSNTSSSGANTAAGNKSKQDGDGSKSGDLSGKGLKRDDKDKSLALASTASSRNLWVSGLSSTTRATDLKQIFSRYGKVIGAKVVTNARTPGSRCYGYVTMSSSDDAEKCIQNLNRTELHGRVISVEKAKGDSQQSHNRKREAPAKVEKKDEKEKKESDSNEKEEEKHEEDLKSDAMTKESEDKDNDLSNDREKRDVSQENKDDGSLKDCDTRSTKSNSKKSDRERGNSREDKKRSWDRSRTSRSKSRERPRRDNEERERQRAREKERLLREEKRRRREDMERQRAIEYEAARLEREREKLRLERERIEQEKAELLRLERERQKLEREKLERERQELKRQQMRLEENRRVPPPPALKRTSSDRRDTRDVYAEPERKRINTEHSARRRSPPERIADRRGDIMERVSDRRIESSGVPSRYESRPKEIGIPKPFHKRNNDFQPRNNRDDQYSDSRGGRDVIVRRDNRPNQNAMDHRPGKERYERPSNFNRDREIHRPDDNHRGSRDNHNRYDNTKPSNPHNNRPTGWHSGPPSKPFNSMNNRNEQTGWNNRGNSDSRGNSRWNNSNNVGNNMGGGHPRSQMYQGGGGPNQSYNMSQGNSGSYERFEPYKGSMQNMRKY, from the exons ATGGCCGACGTAGAGGGAAAAAAGTTAACCGAGCTCAGGGTTATAGATTTAAAGACCGAGCTGGAGAGACGGGGTCTGGACAAGACCGGTAACAAGGCTTCGCTGCTGGACAGACTGGCAAAG GCACTGATAGCAGAAGGTCAAAATCCAGGTGAAACGTTAATCATTCCTTCAGGTGGTTCATGCAGAACTGCTCCTAAAAAGCCAATTG acaATTCAAGTATGATCGAAGATGCTTTAGAAActgaaattcaaaaagaaGAATTTACCACAGATTTTAGTGATCAAGAAACTAAAAACACTAATGACACTAAAGACGTTAAAGACACTATAGACACTATAGACACTAAAGACACTAAAGACACTAAAGACAATGAAGACAATGAAGACAATAAAGACAATAAAGACACGAAAGACAGTGAAGATACTAAAGACATTAATGACACTAAAGATAAGTCTACTTCGGATGCTGAACTGGCTGAAACTACAATGGAAGAATTAGAGATTTCTACTCAGGCTGAAGAATTAGAAATG GAATGTGAGGATATTAAAGAAGAAGAGCCACAAGAGCCTGAACCAGAATCACAACCAAAATCAGAACCcaaagaagaagtagaagaaccTGAACCCAAACCTGAAGCAGAACCAACTACTGTTAATACAAGTGAAGAAGCAACTGTTGAAACCAAACCACCATTTGTTCCTTCAGAAGAGTCCAGTAACATCTCTGCTATAGAAGCAAATGGCATTGATAACGAAGATTCTATTAACTTGATGATCGAAGAAGATGACAAAAGTCTTTTTGTTGAGGAG ACAGAGTCATGCGACCGGGTCAAAG CAGATGGAGGTGACAACAAGAAGAGATCGGAAGTAAGCAACGACAGCGTGACTAGCAACTCCAGCAACGCCAGCAACAAGAAGGGAGACTCTAAAGGGAGCGGCAGAGCGGAGAGCGGTGTCAGCAGCAAGGAAACCAGCGGAGGCAGCAACACATCATCTTCGGGAGCAAACACAGCCGCCGGCAACAAGAGCAAGCAGGATGGAGATGGATCCAAGAG TGGCGATCTTAGTGGCAAAGGCCTTAAACGGGATGACAAAG ACAAGAGTCTTGCTCTGGCTTCAACTGCTAGCAGCAGAAACCTCTGGGTATCCGGACTCTCCTCGACAACTCGTGCCACCGACTTGAAGCAAATCTTCTCCCGATACGGAAAAGTGATTGGAGCTAAAGTGGTCACAAATGCAAGAACACCCGGATCCAGATGCTATGGATACGTCACTATGTCTTCGAGCGACGATGCGGAAAAATGTATTCAGAATCTGAACAGAACGGAATTGCATGGAAGAGTGATCTCTGTAGAGAAG GCAAAGGGTGACTCCCAGCAAAGTCACAACCGCAAGCGTGAAGCCCCCGCAAAGGTTGAGAAGAAGGacgagaaagaaaagaaggaaTCCGACTCCAatgagaaagaagaagaaaagcacGAAGAAGATCTGAAGAGCGACGCGATGACTAAGGAGTCTGAAGATAAGGACAATGACCTGTCCAACGACAGAGAGAAGCGCGACGTGAGTCAGGAGAACAAGGATGACGGCTCCCTAAAGGACTGTGATACGCGCTCGACCAAGTCTAACAGCAAAAAGTCAGACAGAGAAAGAGGCAATAGCCGCGAGGACAAAAAGAGATCCTGGGACCGATCCCGCACCTCGAGATCCAAGAGCCGAGAGCGTCCCCGTAGAGATAAC GAGGAACGCGAAAGGCAGAGGGCTAGGGAAAAGGAGCGACTGCTGCGTGAGGAAAAGCGTCGCAGGCGAGAAGACATGGAGCGACAGCGCGCTATCGAGTACGAGGCAGCGAGACTGGAACGTGAGCGCGAGAAACTGCGTTTGGAGCGTGAACGCATCGAGCAGGAGAAGGCGGAGCTGCTGCGGTTGGAGCGCGAGCGTCAGAAACTCGAGCGGGAGAAACTGGAGCGCGAGAGACAGGAGTTAAAGAGACAGCAGATGCGCTTGGAGGAGAATCGCCGAGTACCTCCACCGCCCGCGTTGAAGAGAACGTCTAGCGATCGTCGGGATACCAGGGATGTATACGCCGAGCCGGAAAGAAAGAGGATAAACACTGAACACTCGGCCCGCAGACGTAGTCCACCAGAGCGGATTGCTGACCGCAGGGGTGATATTATGGAACGAGTGTCAGACAGACGTATAGAGTCATCAGGAGTACCTTCTAGGTACGAAAGCAGGCCCAAGGAGATAGGCATACCGAAACCGTTCCACAAGAGGAACAATGATTTCCAGCCTAGAAATAACAGAGACGATCAGTATTCGGATTCTAGGGGTGGTCGGGATGTTATTGTCCGCAGAGATAATCGTCCTAATCAGAATGCTATGGATCATCGTCCGGGCAAAGAAAG GTATGAGCGACCATCCAATTTCAATCGTGATCGAGAAATCCACAGACCAGATGACAATCACAGAGGCTCTAGGGACAACCATAACCGCTACGACAATACGAAGCCCAGCAATCCAC ACAACAACCGTCCAACTGGCTGGCATTCAGGACCTCCGTCTAAACCATTCAACTCAATGAACAACCGCAATGAGCAGACGGGGTGGAACAACAGAGGAAATTCTGACTCAAG gGGTAACTCTCGATGGAACAACTCCAACAACGTCGGAAACAATATGGGTGGCGGGCACCCGCGATCACAAATGTATCAAGGCGGAGGTGGACCAAATCAGTCATATAACATGTCGCAAGGAAATAGTGGTTCCTACGAGAGATTCGAGCCATACAAAGGGTCTATGCAGAACATGAGGAAgtattaa